A single Sciurus carolinensis chromosome 15, mSciCar1.2, whole genome shotgun sequence DNA region contains:
- the LOC124965363 gene encoding paired-like homeodomain transcription factor LEUTX: MAARFLQNRRQRTNFKPEQLGVLRDAFQKNRSPNWETIQELASLLNLEDIIVKTWFKNQRVRWKEQQQQRQTSPSPGPSNSSTRLKEEESPLPVTPANADSWRYESLCNQDYGSLEPSNDRQPGGAGVPVLNSSRGSPPCDMEQTFLGAWDPPWAKLPYDIDQITTLSFT; encoded by the coding sequence ATGGCAGCGAGGTTCCTGCAAAATCGCCGGCAACGCACAAACTTCAAGCCAGAGCAACTTGGAGTCTTGAGAGACGCATTCCAGAAGAACAGGTCACCAAATTGGGAGACCATACAGGAACTCGCCTCCCTGCTGAACCTGGAGGATATCATAGTGAAGACGTGGTTTAAAAACCAGCGCGTTAGGTGGAAGGAGCAGCAGCAACAAAGGCAGACAAGTCCCTCCCCAGGACCCTCCAACTCCAGCACCCGACTGAAGGAGGAGGAGTCCCCCTTGCCAGTGACCCCCGCCAATGCTGACTCATGGAGGTATGAAAGCTTATGTAACCAGGACTACGGGTCACTTGAGCCTTCGAATGACCGGCAGCCTGGAGGAGCTGGTGTCCCTGTGCTGAATTCCTCCAGGGGGTCTCCACCTTGTGACATGGAGCAGACATTCCTGGGGGCATGGGATCCTCCTTGGGCCAAACTTCCCTATGACATAGACCAAATCACAACACTATCATTTACCTGA